A part of Aminivibrio pyruvatiphilus genomic DNA contains:
- a CDS encoding tripartite tricarboxylate transporter permease yields MQVLEGAFALPVVLYTTVGVFLGITVGAIPGLSGDMAIALLLPLIYKVSPAAALGMLMGIYKGSMFGGSISAISFGVPGTAAAAATVEDGYPAKLKGHPMQAMLTALYSSVTGDLISTLLLVFVAVPMAKVALHFGPVEFFALYVFALMMISLLVVGEMKKGIAAAAIGLFIGTIGMDPMMGSVRLTFGISSLRGGIPLIPLLVGVFAVSELMIQFGKECASLSAQKVAEDVKKAETLVGYDPAKDKMSLKIYWSTFKATLIGSGMGTFIGALPGAGSSLAAFMSYGLARKMSKTPGEFGKGTLEGVAAPEAGNSATAGASLIPLFAFGIPGSATAALFGAALVMQGINPGPMMIEENKVIIYTLFVIIIYATFINLALSHGLIPLYAKLAQIKACYLVPTVFALALLGTFASRNSLFDVWVLLAAGILGIYLRKNDFPLGPLVLGFIVGPGAEKALRQALLMGRGEWSFLLKSPIALGFYALCILSLILIHFSVKKNLVEED; encoded by the coding sequence ATGCAGGTACTGGAAGGCGCGTTTGCCCTTCCCGTCGTTTTGTACACTACCGTCGGCGTATTTCTCGGAATCACCGTCGGCGCCATTCCGGGACTGAGCGGGGACATGGCCATCGCCCTTCTGCTTCCGCTCATCTACAAGGTCTCTCCCGCGGCAGCTCTGGGCATGCTCATGGGGATTTACAAGGGAAGCATGTTCGGCGGTTCCATCTCGGCCATTTCCTTCGGAGTGCCGGGAACGGCAGCCGCAGCAGCCACCGTGGAGGACGGGTATCCCGCGAAGCTGAAGGGGCATCCCATGCAGGCCATGCTGACCGCGCTCTATTCCTCGGTCACAGGAGACCTCATCAGCACGCTGCTTCTCGTTTTCGTCGCCGTGCCGATGGCGAAGGTGGCCCTGCACTTCGGGCCCGTGGAATTTTTCGCACTGTATGTTTTCGCCCTTATGATGATCTCCCTTCTCGTGGTGGGCGAAATGAAGAAAGGCATCGCCGCCGCGGCAATCGGTCTTTTTATCGGAACCATCGGCATGGACCCCATGATGGGGTCCGTCAGGCTCACCTTCGGCATTTCGAGCCTGAGGGGGGGCATTCCCCTGATCCCCCTCCTCGTGGGAGTGTTTGCCGTATCGGAACTGATGATCCAGTTCGGGAAAGAATGCGCAAGTCTTTCGGCACAGAAGGTCGCTGAAGATGTTAAAAAGGCGGAAACCCTTGTCGGTTATGACCCGGCGAAGGACAAAATGAGCCTGAAGATTTACTGGTCCACCTTCAAAGCTACCCTCATCGGATCGGGAATGGGCACCTTCATAGGCGCGCTTCCCGGTGCCGGGTCGTCCCTCGCGGCCTTCATGAGTTACGGCCTGGCACGGAAAATGTCCAAAACACCTGGTGAATTCGGCAAGGGCACCCTTGAAGGCGTCGCCGCGCCGGAAGCGGGAAACAGCGCCACTGCCGGAGCCTCCCTTATTCCCCTTTTCGCCTTCGGCATTCCCGGAAGCGCCACGGCAGCCCTCTTCGGAGCGGCGCTCGTCATGCAGGGGATCAATCCCGGACCCATGATGATCGAAGAAAACAAGGTGATCATCTACACTCTGTTCGTCATCATCATCTACGCCACCTTCATCAACCTGGCGCTTTCCCACGGGCTCATTCCCCTGTACGCGAAACTTGCCCAGATCAAGGCCTGCTACCTCGTTCCCACGGTCTTCGCCCTTGCGCTGCTCGGGACCTTCGCGTCCCGCAACTCCCTGTTCGACGTCTGGGTGCTCCTGGCCGCCGGAATTCTCGGCATTTACCTGAGGAAGAACGATTTCCCCCTCGGGCCTCTCGTTCTGGGGTTCATCGTCGGGCCGGGTGCTGAAAAGGCGCTTCGCCAGGCACTTCTCATGGGCCGTGGTGAATGGAGCTTCCTGCTGAAAAGTCCCATAGCGCTCGGCTTTTACGCCCTGTGCATTCTGTCGCTGATCCTCATTCATTTCTCCGTGAAGAAAAACCTTGTGGAGGAGGACTGA
- a CDS encoding tripartite tricarboxylate transporter TctB family protein, whose protein sequence is MENAHTPERKTPPFFRKPAGISGLLLMALALFFFSFTVTGKWSTGAGIGARLFPQLSLGTMFLTGAAIFFSRGETGGSKHGEVTPLRVISFMGLAVLFVFGVLRLGLAVGTFLYLTAIFFHFGKDGGMVRKVLLPALGITVFIWGLFTYFAQIVLPPALLF, encoded by the coding sequence GTGGAAAACGCACACACCCCTGAACGGAAGACACCCCCGTTTTTTCGGAAGCCTGCCGGAATCTCCGGCCTTCTGCTCATGGCCCTGGCCCTGTTCTTCTTCTCCTTCACCGTCACCGGAAAATGGAGTACCGGAGCCGGCATCGGAGCACGGCTGTTCCCCCAGCTTTCCCTGGGGACAATGTTCCTGACCGGTGCGGCCATCTTCTTCAGCAGAGGTGAAACCGGAGGAAGCAAGCACGGCGAAGTGACGCCGCTGCGGGTCATTTCCTTCATGGGACTTGCCGTGCTGTTCGTTTTTGGAGTCCTTCGGCTCGGTCTTGCCGTAGGAACTTTTCTCTACCTCACGGCGATTTTCTTCCACTTCGGAAAGGACGGAGGAATGGTTCGGAAAGTCCTGCTTCCGGCCCTTGGTATTACCGTCTTCATATGGGGACTTTTCACCTATTTCGCACAAATCGTTCTGCCGCCGGCCCTTCTTTTCTAG
- a CDS encoding DUF3830 family protein: MRKLRISFADEKVEAFAVLLDEKAPSTCDCLWNALEKPVEGLCIHAMWTGREISFPFPGGAFPLDEGLHLPPENQITIPLPGDIVWNAYAPYQWQGNPNIVYDFGVFYGRDSRLLLPMGWKPSTLFARIEENLEPFAAVCARCQSEGRKKLRIERA; this comes from the coding sequence ATGAGAAAACTCAGAATTTCCTTTGCGGATGAAAAGGTGGAGGCCTTTGCAGTCCTTCTGGACGAAAAGGCCCCGTCAACCTGCGACTGTCTCTGGAACGCCCTGGAAAAACCGGTGGAAGGCCTGTGCATCCACGCCATGTGGACCGGCAGGGAGATCTCCTTCCCCTTCCCGGGAGGGGCCTTTCCTCTGGATGAAGGCCTTCACCTTCCCCCGGAGAACCAGATCACCATCCCCCTTCCCGGGGACATCGTCTGGAATGCCTACGCCCCTTACCAGTGGCAGGGAAACCCGAACATCGTGTACGACTTCGGCGTCTTCTACGGCCGGGACAGCAGACTCCTGCTGCCCATGGGGTGGAAACCCAGCACGCTCTTCGCCCGGATCGAGGAAAACCTGGAACCCTTCGCCGCCGTGTGCGCCCGGTGCCAGAGCGAAGGAAGAAAAAAGCTCAGGATAGAGCGGGCATAA
- a CDS encoding GntR family transcriptional regulator, producing MTKDGTTPVAKNAKPLFQSLSDQVFSFLKEKIINNELLPGSVLSIDRLTAEFGISNTPVREAVVRLEGLDLVTVHRNRNITVSSLSRDKILDILEMRRLLETYGSRTAALHVTDGEIRSLDTVLDKVLDNPTDFDYYKHSDLELHDAITRHIKNREIQASLKNLSVYSLRIRYYARFYGEENRNPENSVVKITAEHRAILDALKSHDPDRVEQAVMTHLLNAEERTLRALDRLENTKGTGKQEEPAR from the coding sequence TTGACAAAGGACGGTACAACTCCCGTGGCGAAGAACGCGAAACCCCTTTTCCAGTCCCTATCCGACCAGGTTTTTTCCTTCCTGAAGGAGAAAATAATCAACAATGAGCTGCTGCCCGGGAGCGTTCTTTCCATCGACAGGCTCACCGCTGAATTCGGCATCAGCAACACTCCGGTGCGGGAAGCGGTTGTCAGGCTTGAAGGTCTCGACCTGGTGACCGTTCACAGGAACAGGAACATCACCGTCAGCAGCCTGAGCCGGGACAAAATTCTCGATATTCTCGAGATGAGGCGGCTTCTCGAAACCTACGGCTCCAGAACCGCCGCCCTGCACGTCACCGACGGCGAAATCAGGTCACTCGATACGGTACTGGACAAAGTCCTGGACAACCCGACTGATTTCGACTACTACAAGCACTCCGATCTGGAGCTTCACGACGCCATCACCAGGCACATAAAAAACCGGGAGATACAGGCCTCTCTGAAAAACCTCAGCGTCTACTCGCTGAGAATCCGCTATTACGCGAGGTTTTACGGAGAAGAAAACCGGAATCCGGAAAACTCGGTTGTCAAAATTACAGCGGAACACAGGGCAATCCTGGATGCCCTGAAAAGCCACGACCCCGACAGGGTGGAACAGGCGGTCATGACCCACCTGCTGAACGCCGAGGAACGGACCCTCAGAGCCCTCGACAGACTTGAGAACACCAAAGGCACGGGGAAACAGGAAGAACCGGCCCGCTGA